One genomic region from Augochlora pura isolate Apur16 chromosome 7, APUR_v2.2.1, whole genome shotgun sequence encodes:
- the LOC144472507 gene encoding methyl farnesoate epoxidase gives MLFAAFSILLLLCVLCVCNCLKPRNFPPGPQWLPFFGCFLLFQRLKRKHGYGYLAFRELAKTYGPILGLKLGNQKVVVISTHDLVKKALLRDEFNGRPGGFFFRVRAFGKNKGILFSEGPSWSQSRRFTMRHLRVFGFGQSIMENHTKIEAESLVNYLRRSSEKGPVLMHTAFDVAVLNALWCMFAGHRFDYENEKLKEILDAVHDAFRLMDTMGGIISQMPFLRFVIPESSGYNDLMRILRKLWSFLDEEISEHEKRLSGSQPQDLIDAFLLEISANNGSRDDTIFDRESLLVLCLDLFLAGSKTTTDTLAFIMLFSSLHPEWIKTLQEELDNVVGRARFPTSEDLSSLPMMEAFLAEIQRYLILTPLGLPHNTTKDVILNDYRIPKDTIILLDLSSASHDPAYWDQPEEFRPQRFLDENGRFVQNNASIPFSLGKRRCPGEMLARSTIFLFFAYVIHYFDVEISPDHGDPDPNGYDGFAISPKPYYLKLAKRSDVPNTENT, from the exons ATGTTGTTCGCGGCGTTCTCTATTTTACTTCTGCTCTGCGTCCTCTGCGTCTGTAATTGCCTCAAGCCGCGAAACTTTCCACCTG GTCCGCAATGGCTGCCGTTCTTCGGCTGCTTCCTCCTGTTCCAACGACTGAAACGGAAACACGGATACGGTTACCTGGCGTTCCGCGAGCTGGCGAAAACGTACGGGCCGATTTTGGGCCTGAAATTGGGGAACCAAAAAGTAGTCGTGATCTCGACGCACGATCTCGTGAAGAAGGCCCTCCTCCGGGACGAGTTCAATGGCAGACCAGGCGGGTTCTTCTTCAGAGTTCGCGCGTTTGGAAAGAACAAAG GTATTTTGTTTTCCGAAGGCCCGTCGTGGTCCCAGAGCCGTCGTTTCACCATGCGGCATCTTCGAGTTTTCGGTTTCGGCCAATCGATCATGGAGAATCACACGAAAATCGAGGCGGAGAGCCTGGTTAATTATCTCCGTCGTTCCAGCGAGAAAGGGCCGGTCCTCATGCACACCGCCTTCGACGTTGCAGTCTTGAATGCGCTTTGGTGCATGTTCGCGGGCCACAGGTTCGACTACGAGAACGAGAAATTGAAGGAGATACTCGACGCTGTCCACGATGCATTCAg GTTGATGGACACGATGGGCGGAATAATTTCGCAAATGCCATTCCTGCGTTTCGTAATACCAGAGTCGTCGGGTTACAACGATCTGATGAGAATCCTTCGGAAGCTGTGGAGCTTCTTGGACGAGGAGATCAGCGAGCACGAGAAACGACTGTCCGGAAGCCAGCCGCAAGATCTGATCGACGCCTTCCTCTTGGAGATTTCCGCCAATAATGGCAGTCGTGACGACACCATATTCGATC GAGAAAGCTTGCTTGTTCTGTGTTTGGACCTATTTCTGGCCGGCTCGAAGACCACGACCGACACTCTGGCGTTCATTATGCTGTTCTCCTCGTTGCATCCGGAATGGATTAAGACGTTGCAGGAGGAGTTGGACAACGTTGTCGGCAGAGCGCGATTTCCAACTTCGGAGGATCTGTCGTCGCTGCCGATGATGGAGGCGTTCCTCGCGGAG ATACAACGATATTTGATCCTAACGCCGCTCGGACTGCCCCATAACACAACGAAAGACGTAATACTGAACGACTATCGTATTCCGAAG GACACGATTATTCTCCTGGATTTAAGTAGCGCGAGCCATGACCCAGCTTACTGGGATCAACCGGAGGAATTCCGACCGCAACGATTTCTAGACGAAAATGGCCGATTCGTCCAGAACAATGCGAGCATACCATTCAGCTTAG GGAAACGACGATGCCCGGGAGAAATGCTCGCCCGCAGCACGATATTCCTATTCTTCGCCTACGTTATACATTACTTCGACGTCGAAATTTCACCGGATCACGGCGATCCGGACCCGAACGGTTACGACGGTTTCGCTATATCGCCGAAACCGTATTATCTGAAGCTGGCGAAGAGATCGGACGTCCCGAATACGGAGAACACGTGA
- the LOC144472946 gene encoding uncharacterized protein LOC144472946, which yields MSTSLGDLPLHLMALLLHHQEQISAGFYIVHYGQSGRNDLFCKLLLLSTVTDFLVDQEVDTIYTKEQLLAMLIDLVIAGFTTVGTALDFLFLKMIMHQDVQRKLQKKID from the exons ATGTCTACCAGTTTGGGCGATTTGCCACTACATTTAATGGCGTTACTTTTACATCACCAGGAGCAGATTTCTGCAGGGTTTTATATTGTTCATTATGGTCAAAGCGGCAGAAATGatctattttgtaaattgcTCCTGCTGTCTACGGTTACAGATTTCTTGGTGGACCAAGAAGTCGACACAATTTACACAA agGAACAATTACTGGCGATGCTGATAGATCTCGTCATCGCCGGATTTACAACCGTCGGGACGGCGCTCGATTTTCTATTCCTCAAGATGATAATGCATCAGGACGTGCAGCGGAAGCTACAAAAGAAGATCGACTAG
- the LOC144473413 gene encoding methyl farnesoate epoxidase-like: MVNTVILGLTIVYLLLHIIFTDLKAKKLPPGPLPWPIIGSHLLLKRLSAKHGGMHVALMELCKQYRSDVITLYFGPRRGLIISGNKLVRVALKNENFDGRPSDVFTKLRTFGKKQGIAMNDGPAWKELRGWMIASLKDFGYGKRSMSDLITEELVAVLENLKDGGVRTLKPIIVPAAINVLWNFTIGKHIDGASRLQYLIDLMDYRAGLIDLTGGIFNILPCLRYVAPEATGYKHLVRVNDELKNFFMDTINEHKKNYVPGRVSDVIDKFILEMMEKHKDNPHYTEEQLLVMLMDLFIAGFATIGTALDFLFLNMVMHQDVQRKLQKEIDSAIPSDKHPDIADRLKFPYGEAVINETLRMWPLFPLLPRRAVCDTQLGDYRIPKDTTVLINNYSVNRDPELYPEPDLFKPERHIENGVYKPDVNSLTFGMGRRKCPGAVLAKTATFIIFLGVIQKFTLLPVPGKEPKSVEIVPGSPIVLKSSEVLLVPR, translated from the exons ATGGTCAACACCGTCATATTGGGACTGACGATTGTCTATTTGCTGTTGCACATCATATTTACCGATTTGAAGGCGAAAAAGCTTCCGCCAG GACCATTGCCCTGGCCGATCATCGGCAGCCACCTGTTACTGAAACGTTTATCAGCGAAACATGGCGGTATGCATGTGGCACTGATGGAGCTTTGCAAGCAATACCGCAGCGACGTGATCACCTTGTACTTCGGCCCGAGAAGGGGGTTGATCATTTCTGGAAATAAGCTGGTCCGAGTTGCActgaaaaacgaaaattttgaTGGTCGACCCTCCGACGTGTTTACCAAATTACGTACTTTTGGAAAGAAACAAG GCATCGCGATGAACGACGGACCGGCGTGGAAAGAATTGCGTGGCTGGATGATAGCTTCTCTTAAGGACTTCGGTTATGGCAAGCGCTCGATGTCGGACTTGATCACGGAAGAGCTGGTCGCGGTCCTGGAGAACCTAAAGGACGGTGGTGTAAGAACGTTGAAGCCAATAATCGTACCAGCCGCCATAAATGTCCTGTGGAATTTTACGATTGGCAAGCATATCGACGGAGCATCAAG GTTACAGTATTTGATAGACTTGATGGACTATCGGGCGGGTTTGATTGACCTCACTGGTggtatattcaatattcttccTTGCCTTCGTTACGTTGCTCCTGAGGCCACCGGTTACAAGCATCTTGTAAGGGTAAACGACGAGCTTAAGAACTTCTTTATG GACACCATCAACGAGCACAAGAAGAACTACGTGCCTGGAAGGGTGTCGGACGTAATCGATAAATTCATCTTGGAGATGATGGAGAAGCATAAGGACAACCCACATTACACAG agGAACAATTACTGGTGATGCTGATGGATCTCTTCATCGCCGGATTTGCAACCATCGGCACGGCGCTCGATTTTCTATTCCTCAATATGGTAATGCATCAGGACGTGCAGCGGAAGCTACAAAAGGAGATCGACTCGGCGATACCATCGGATAAGCATCCAGACATTGCCGACAGGCTGAA GTTTCCGTATGGGGAGGCGGTAATTAACGAGACGCTGCGTATGTGGCCGCTTTTCCCGCTGCTTCCTCGGCGAGCCGTCTGCGACACGCAGCTTGGAGATTACAGAATACCGAAGGACACCACTGTCCTGATCAACAATTATTCAGTGAACAGGGACCCGGAACTATATCCGGAGCCGGACTTGTTTAAACCGGAGAGGCACATCGAGAACGGGGTCTACAAACCCGATGTGAACTCCTTGACATTCGGGATGG gaagaagaaaatgtcCAGGCGCAGTCCTTGCCAAGACTGCAACGTTCATCATCTTCCTCGGAGTGATACAGAAGTTCACTTTGCTTCCGGTCCCTGGCAAGGAACCAAAATCTGTAGAAATTGTACCTGGTTCTCCTATTGTACTGAAATCTTCCGAGGTGCTGCTAGTACCACGGTAA
- the LOC144473414 gene encoding farnesoate epoxidase-like, whose protein sequence is MAAIAILVVLIVILLLSRKHIRFIDEKRPPGPLPWPIIGNHLLLKQLSVKYGGLHQALIKLSKQYRSDLITLYFGTKRGLIIGGNKLLRLKLKDGHFDGRPFDEFGKIRNFGKKQGITLNEGAVWKELRSWTFNSLKDFGLGSHSMSNMITDELVVILENLSGGGVKSLKPIIAPAAINVLWYFTMGKNNAGSKLQYLMELMEHRSRLVEVSGGLLSIFPWLRHIAPQATGYKQLVELTDELKNFFMENFKAHKMDYVPGRKRDLTDKFIAEMMKNQDADTVYKEEQLLVILVDLFLAGFSTIGTVLEFLFLHMIIHQDVQRKLQKELDSVIPSDRHPDVSDRLKLPYAEAVLAETLRLWPLFPLIPRRALRDAELENYVIPGNTTVLLNCYAANRDPEFYPEPDIFNPERHLKNGKYETDANSTTFGIGKRKCPGSIFAKSAIFILFLGIMQKFTLLPVPGKEPKSVEIKTGYSIAPKPYEVLLVPR, encoded by the exons ATGGCCGCCATCGCGATACTTGTGGTTTTGATCGTGATTTTGTTACTGTCCCGCAAGCATATTAGGTTCATCGACGAGAAACGACCCCCAG GACCATTGCCCTGGCCGATCATCGGCAACCACCTGTTACTGAAACAATTATCTGTGAAATATGGCGGATTGCATCAGGCACTGATCAAGCTTTCCAAGCAATACCGCAGCGACTTGATCACCTTGTATTTTGGTACGAAAAGGGGGTTGATTATTGGTGGGAACAAGCTACTCCGACTGAAACTGAAAGACGGACATTTCGACGGTCGGCCATTCGACGAGTTTGGCAAGATACgcaattttggaaagaaacAAG GTATCACGTTGAACGAGGGAGCTGTATGGAAAGAATTGCGTAGCTGGACGTTCAATTCTCTGAAGGACTTCGGTCTTGGGTCACACTCGATGTCAAACATGATTACAGACGAGCTGGTTGTTATCCTAGAGAATCTATCGGGCGGTGGTGTGAAATCGTTGAAGCCAATAATCGCACCTGCCGCCATAAATGTCCTATGGTATTTTACGATGGGCAAAAACAACGCCGGTTCAAA GTTGCAGTATCTGATGGAATTGATGGAGCATCGGTCGCGTTTGGTTGAGGTGAGCGGTGGGCTTCTCAGCATCTTCCCTTGGTTACGTCACATTGCGCCTCAGGCTACCGGTTACAAGCAACTTGTAGAGCTTACCGATGAACTTAAGAACTTCTTTATG GAAAACTTCAAGGCACACAAGATGGACTACGTGCCTGGGAGGAAGAGGGACTTGACCGATAAATTCATCGCAGAGATGATGAAGAACCAGGACGCCGACACGGTTTACAAAG agGAACAGTTACTGGTGATACTGGTGGATCTATTCTTAGCCGGGTTTTCAACCATCGGGACGGTGCTCGAGTTCCTATTCCTCCATATGATAATACATCAGGACGTGCAGCGGAAGCTACAAAAGGAGCTCGACTCGGTCATACCATCGGATAGGCATCCTGACGTTAGCGACAGATTGAA ATTGCCGTACGCGGAGGCGGTATTGGCCGAGACACTGCGATTGTGGCCGTTGTTTCCACTGATCCCGCGGCGAGCTCTCCGCGACGCGGAGCTTGAAAATTACGTAATACCGGGGAACACCACTGTCCTGTTGAATTGTTATGCCGCGAACAGGGATCCGGAATTCTATCCCGAGCCGGACATATTTAATCCGGAAAGGCATTTGAAGAACGGAAAATATGAAACGGATGCGAATTCAACAACTTTCGGGATCG gaaaaagaaaatgtccAGGCTCGATTTTCGCCAAGAGTGCAATATTCATCCTCTTTCTCGGCATAATGCAGAAGTTCACTTTACTTCCGGTCCCCGGCAAGGAACCAAAATCCGTGGAAATTAAGACTGGTTATTCGATTGCGCCGAAACCTTACGAAGTGTTACTGGTACCGCGATAA